The window ATTTACTTGCGGCAGCCTTATCCAGAACCACAGTTACGTCATTGTGCAGCCACAAAAAGGACGCTGGAATGGATGTCGATATCTTTTGATTGTTCAGCCAATCTGCGATGATCTGGCTTTTGCCCTCACCATTTGCCAACAGAATTACTTTTCTACTGTCCAGAATGATTTTTAACCCAATGGTCATGGCTTTGGTAGGAACTCGCGCCGGATTCTCAAAAAAGCGGGCATTATCTGCAATGGTCGCTTCACTTAGAGTTTCAAGGTGTGTGTATGGTTGAAGCGCGGCTCCCGGCATATTAAAGCTGATATGCCCATCGCGGCCAATGCCTAGAAAAATCAGATCGAAACCACCCTTGCTGTAGATCAGATCAGTGTAAGCCTGAGCAGCCGACATGAGATCGTCCGCAAGAACATTTGGCACAAAGGTGTTGTTCGGGTTGATATTAACCTTACTGTATAAGAGATCATTGAGGAAATAATAGTAACCCTGCGGATGGTCTTTTGAAAGTCCTACATATTCATCCATGTTAAAACCGGTTACCTGACTGAAATTCAATCCTTCCTGTTCGTGCATTCTTACAAGCCCTTTCAGGGTATCTACAGGCGTGGAACCTGTGGGCAGACTGAGTACAAGATTTGGATTTATACGAATGGCCGATGCAATCACACCTGCTGTGGCGCGGCCTGCCTCTTCACCGTTTTCCTTAACAATCACTTCCATGGAAAATGCCTCCTTTCATTTGCTGTTTATAAACTCTATTCATTCCTTGGGTACAAACAAATGCTTATGCTCAAGCAGTAGGGAAATCCGACTTACGGTAATCGCAAACGATTTTTCCGCGAAAAATCACTACGCGCACATTCAGCTTAGCATCCAGCAAGACAATGTCTGCATAATGCCCGGGGGCAAGTGACCCATAAAGATCATCTATCCCAAGTGAACGTGCGGGGGTAAGTGTGGCACATTGAACCGCGGCCTCTAGAGGAAACCCGCATTTCGAGACGGCGGTGCGCATAACCCCCATCAGGCTGATAGTAGGACCAGCCAGTGCGCCGCCTTTCACCATCGAACCAACCCCATCTTTGACAACAACAGCATCGCCTCCAAGGGAATATGTTCCCT of the uncultured Caproiciproducens sp. genome contains:
- the nagB gene encoding glucosamine-6-phosphate deaminase; protein product: MEVIVKENGEEAGRATAGVIASAIRINPNLVLSLPTGSTPVDTLKGLVRMHEQEGLNFSQVTGFNMDEYVGLSKDHPQGYYYFLNDLLYSKVNINPNNTFVPNVLADDLMSAAQAYTDLIYSKGGFDLIFLGIGRDGHISFNMPGAALQPYTHLETLSEATIADNARFFENPARVPTKAMTIGLKIILDSRKVILLANGEGKSQIIADWLNNQKISTSIPASFLWLHNDVTVVLDKAAASKLQ